One Pararhizobium sp. IMCC3301 DNA segment encodes these proteins:
- the csgH gene encoding curli-like amyloid fiber formation chaperone CsgH, producing the protein MTRLTKHLATGSAALLALSLTGIALASAHTAALSDEPISCEIRSTENRGMITLESLIHSDTAISGQYRFKVQSAGQSGNSNISQGSNFTAEAGEPVEIGRMMLSAGSVYDASLEVTVSGVTFSCAERIGGAI; encoded by the coding sequence ATGACCAGATTAACAAAACATCTTGCCACCGGCTCGGCTGCGCTTCTGGCTCTCAGCCTGACCGGCATCGCCCTGGCCAGCGCGCATACAGCGGCGCTGTCTGATGAACCGATCAGTTGTGAAATCCGCAGCACGGAAAATCGCGGCATGATCACGCTGGAAAGCCTGATCCACAGCGACACCGCGATCAGCGGCCAGTACCGTTTCAAGGTGCAAAGCGCCGGCCAATCCGGCAACAGCAATATTTCACAGGGCAGCAACTTTACCGCAGAAGCCGGAGAACCGGTTGAGATCGGCCGGATGATGCTGTCGGCGGGAAGCGTCTATGATGCAAGCTTGGAAGTCACTGTCAGCGGTGTCACATTCAGCTGCGCGGAACGCATTGGCGGTGCCATCTGA
- a CDS encoding curlin: MKRLTLITTAVAIVTSLSAPVMANGINIEQFGFGNSAGGGQSGFGNLIGVFQDGAFNDSISQQFGNGNVAATGQSGVNNSADTLQIGHGNQAGVGQFGADHNSVLTQDGNGNIAAGVQVGHNCDANVSQAGSGNVAAFVQTCP; encoded by the coding sequence ATGAAACGCCTCACACTTATCACAACAGCAGTTGCAATCGTCACCAGCCTTTCAGCCCCTGTTATGGCAAATGGCATCAACATCGAACAATTCGGCTTCGGCAATTCTGCCGGGGGCGGCCAGAGCGGATTTGGCAATTTGATCGGTGTTTTCCAGGATGGCGCCTTCAACGATTCCATCTCCCAACAGTTCGGCAATGGCAATGTTGCAGCGACCGGCCAGAGCGGCGTCAACAATTCCGCAGACACGCTGCAGATCGGACACGGCAATCAGGCCGGCGTTGGTCAGTTCGGAGCTGATCATAACTCTGTGCTGACCCAGGACGGCAATGGCAACATCGCAGCGGGTGTTCAGGTCGGCCACAATTGCGATGCGAATGTCTCCCAGGCCGGCAGCGGAAACGTGGCAGCGTTTGTCCAGACCTGCCCATAG
- the uxuA gene encoding mannonate dehydratase, whose protein sequence is MLQTWRWFGPLDPISMDDLLQAGVEGVVSALHHLPPGTVWPVAEIEKRQGEIASRRNGAASGLRWEVVESLPVSEAIKTRSGDFRAHLQAYRQSMRNLAECGLQIVCYNFMPILDWTRTDLRAPMAHGGTAMRFDLLEFAVFDLFILCRSGAAQDYPVAFAEQAEGLFKTMNDAQKTALQNNIVAGLPGANDNWTLDDIAALLQTYHGVTAEKLRANLIDFLNDIIPLAEELGLRFCCHPDDPPFSLLGLPRIMSSEADYAHVMDAVDSPANGITFCTGSLGVAEGFDAAGFVERLGSRIHFAHLRNTSRTQPSLPKRSSFYEAAHLEGNTDMAGVVAALMREQDKRKAAGRADWSIAMRPDHGQELLQDIGSGGMPGYPLIGRMRGLAELRGLMAAHHTPDN, encoded by the coding sequence ATGCTGCAAACCTGGCGCTGGTTCGGACCGCTGGACCCGATTTCGATGGATGATCTGTTACAGGCAGGTGTCGAGGGCGTTGTCTCCGCCCTGCATCATCTGCCGCCCGGAACGGTGTGGCCGGTGGCGGAGATCGAAAAACGCCAGGGCGAGATTGCGTCACGGCGCAATGGCGCGGCGTCCGGTCTGCGCTGGGAAGTGGTGGAGAGCCTGCCGGTCTCGGAAGCCATCAAGACCCGCAGCGGAGATTTCCGTGCCCATCTGCAAGCTTACCGCCAGAGCATGCGCAACCTTGCAGAGTGTGGCCTGCAGATCGTGTGTTACAATTTCATGCCGATCCTCGACTGGACGCGTACCGATCTGCGCGCACCGATGGCCCATGGCGGCACCGCGATGCGGTTCGATCTGCTTGAATTTGCCGTGTTTGATCTGTTTATTCTGTGCCGATCAGGCGCTGCACAGGACTATCCGGTGGCCTTTGCCGAACAGGCGGAAGGTCTGTTCAAAACCATGAATGACGCGCAGAAAACCGCTTTGCAGAACAATATTGTTGCCGGACTGCCCGGTGCCAATGATAATTGGACGCTGGATGATATCGCTGCATTGCTGCAGACATATCACGGCGTCACTGCCGAAAAGCTGCGCGCCAATCTGATTGATTTTCTCAATGACATCATCCCGCTGGCGGAAGAGCTTGGCCTGCGCTTCTGCTGTCATCCGGATGATCCGCCGTTTTCGCTGCTCGGCCTGCCGCGCATCATGTCGTCGGAGGCCGATTATGCCCATGTCATGGATGCGGTGGACAGTCCTGCCAACGGCATCACCTTCTGCACCGGCTCTCTGGGCGTTGCAGAAGGTTTTGATGCAGCCGGCTTCGTCGAGCGGCTCGGCAGCCGGATCCATTTTGCGCATCTGCGCAATACCAGTCGAACACAGCCGTCACTGCCGAAGCGCAGCAGCTTTTATGAAGCAGCACATCTGGAAGGCAATACGGATATGGCCGGCGTGGTTGCTGCGCTGATGCGTGAACAGGATAAGCGCAAGGCCGCCGGGCGGGCCGACTGGAGCATTGCCATGCGGCCGGATCATGGTCAGGAATTGCTGCAGGATATCGGCAGTGGCGGCATGCCCGGGTATCCGCTGATCGGCCGGATGCGGGGGCTGGCGGAACTGCGCGGCCTTATGGCGGCACATCATACACCCGATAATTAG
- a CDS encoding Gfo/Idh/MocA family protein — MTDAIRMAAIGIDHRHIYGQIENMLAVGGELAGWWTKGEPETLDGFVKRFPAAPRVPDRRSLLEDPTIDLVLIAAIPVDRAALAIEAMRHGKDVMLDKPGCTTLGQLADIKQTVADTGQIWSVDFSERFEVASVTKAAELVQQGAIGKVVQTVGLGPHRLNRATRPGWFFERDKYGGILCDIASHQIDQFLYFTNSDDAEITLASAANYANPDDPGLQDFGEIALRSPNGHGYIRVDWYTPDALPTWGDGRLTILGTEGYIELRKYVDIAQDEGIDHLYLVNGSRCEKIDCSKAGYPYFQNLANDIRQRSESAMPQAHAFKVTELGIKAQMLADEAMDPSL; from the coding sequence ATGACTGACGCCATCCGAATGGCCGCAATCGGCATTGATCACCGGCATATTTACGGCCAGATCGAGAACATGCTTGCGGTCGGCGGCGAGTTGGCGGGCTGGTGGACAAAGGGAGAGCCGGAAACGCTGGATGGATTTGTCAAACGCTTTCCAGCAGCACCGCGTGTGCCCGATCGAAGATCGCTGCTTGAGGACCCCACCATTGATCTGGTTCTGATCGCTGCCATTCCCGTGGACAGGGCCGCGCTTGCCATTGAAGCCATGCGCCACGGCAAAGACGTCATGCTTGACAAGCCCGGCTGCACCACACTCGGCCAGCTGGCTGACATCAAACAAACAGTGGCCGACACCGGCCAAATCTGGTCGGTCGATTTTTCCGAACGCTTCGAGGTTGCCAGTGTCACCAAGGCTGCCGAACTGGTGCAGCAGGGGGCCATCGGCAAGGTTGTTCAGACCGTGGGGCTGGGTCCGCACCGGCTCAACCGCGCAACACGCCCCGGCTGGTTTTTTGAACGCGACAAATATGGCGGCATTCTGTGCGACATCGCCTCTCACCAGATCGACCAGTTTTTATATTTCACCAATTCCGATGATGCCGAAATCACGCTGGCGTCAGCTGCCAATTATGCCAATCCGGATGATCCGGGTCTGCAGGATTTTGGCGAAATCGCTTTGCGCAGCCCGAACGGCCACGGCTATATCCGGGTTGACTGGTATACGCCCGACGCGCTGCCGACATGGGGTGACGGACGGCTGACCATTCTGGGGACGGAAGGCTATATCGAATTGCGCAAATATGTCGATATCGCGCAGGATGAGGGCATTGATCACCTTTATCTCGTCAATGGCTCACGTTGCGAGAAAATCGACTGTTCGAAGGCCGGCTATCCGTATTTTCAGAACCTTGCCAATGATATCCGTCAGCGCAGCGAAAGTGCCATGCCGCAGGCCCATGCCTTCAAGGTGACAGAACTGGGCATTAAAGCACAGATGTTGGCCGATGAAGCGATGGATCCCTCGCTATGA
- a CDS encoding Gfo/Idh/MocA family protein, protein MNIALIGLGMVAATHVKAIQASTAGLNLRGVYGRSETKVAAFVAEYLPEDDGSLRRYKSVEEIAEDSEIAFAIVATPPNARDTILHQLVAGGKHILLEKPIERSSRAASRFVKVCEEAGITLGIVFQHRARAVARELKALIDSGATGPIRVVEIAVPWWRPQSYYDEPGRGTYKRDGGGVLISQAIHTLDLALSFTGPVITVHAMTRRSKFHDMEAEDFVSAGLDFGNGAIGSLMASTASYPGRAESITLHCDEVSARLQSGKLELDWRDGRHEVSGEDMATGGGADPMAFTHEWHQTMIEDFANAIRSGRPPLAPGREALAVHYLIDAINRSADTESACILMEAGLIDD, encoded by the coding sequence ATGAATATTGCGCTGATCGGTCTGGGGATGGTGGCTGCCACCCATGTGAAGGCGATACAGGCCAGTACAGCAGGCCTGAATCTGCGCGGTGTCTATGGCCGCTCGGAAACAAAAGTCGCCGCATTCGTAGCCGAATATTTGCCCGAGGATGATGGGTCCCTGCGCCGCTACAAGTCTGTCGAGGAGATTGCAGAGGATAGCGAGATCGCCTTTGCAATTGTCGCGACACCGCCCAATGCCAGAGACACGATCCTTCACCAGCTTGTGGCGGGCGGCAAACACATTCTTCTGGAAAAACCGATTGAGCGCAGCTCGAGAGCAGCTTCCCGGTTCGTCAAGGTCTGCGAAGAGGCCGGGATAACGCTCGGAATTGTATTCCAGCACCGCGCCAGAGCTGTAGCCAGAGAACTGAAAGCGCTGATCGATTCAGGCGCAACCGGCCCCATCCGGGTGGTGGAGATTGCGGTGCCGTGGTGGCGTCCTCAATCCTATTATGATGAACCGGGACGCGGCACTTACAAGCGCGACGGCGGCGGCGTGCTGATTTCCCAGGCTATTCATACCCTGGATTTGGCGCTGTCTTTTACCGGTCCGGTGATCACTGTCCATGCCATGACCCGCCGCAGTAAATTCCACGACATGGAAGCGGAAGATTTCGTTTCCGCCGGACTGGACTTTGGCAATGGCGCGATCGGGTCCCTGATGGCCAGCACAGCGAGCTATCCCGGACGCGCTGAATCGATCACCTTGCATTGCGACGAGGTGTCCGCCCGGCTGCAATCCGGCAAACTGGAGCTGGATTGGCGCGATGGGCGGCACGAGGTCTCGGGCGAGGATATGGCCACCGGCGGTGGAGCCGACCCGATGGCTTTTACCCATGAATGGCATCAGACAATGATTGAGGATTTCGCCAACGCAATACGCAGCGGGCGGCCGCCACTGGCGCCGGGCCGCGAGGCTCTGGCCGTGCATTACCTGATTGATGCCATCAACCGGTCAGCAGACACCGAATCCGCATGTATTCTCATGGAAGCGGGGTTGATCGATGACTGA
- a CDS encoding GntR family transcriptional regulator, which translates to MKDDKLMPAQSQSPEAPARAIKFPEIDPERPAGVQIFVALQTMILSMELPPGQALPEADIGARFGASRTPVREALQQLRQSGLVTTRPSRGHFVTKLNTGKILEARFLREALEVATVGRLCEAGLPNRFATLLKDNLKQQKKAIKKRTTAEFRHLDDEFHLSLARATLFPRIAVVLSREKMLLDRLRVLALRSKSHQKQLLSEHHSMLDAIIAKDKTTAVNITRIHLSSVLDTLSDLAAMHKEYFDHDAVTMEHS; encoded by the coding sequence ATGAAAGATGACAAATTAATGCCTGCGCAAAGCCAGTCGCCGGAAGCACCGGCGCGCGCGATCAAATTTCCCGAAATCGACCCGGAACGGCCGGCCGGAGTTCAGATATTCGTGGCCTTGCAGACCATGATCCTGTCCATGGAACTGCCGCCCGGCCAAGCCCTGCCGGAAGCTGATATCGGTGCCAGATTTGGTGCCAGCCGGACCCCGGTGCGCGAGGCTTTGCAGCAATTGCGCCAGAGCGGACTGGTCACCACCCGGCCGAGCCGAGGCCATTTCGTCACCAAACTGAATACCGGCAAGATCCTCGAGGCCCGTTTTTTGCGCGAGGCGCTGGAAGTCGCGACTGTCGGCCGGTTGTGTGAGGCCGGCTTGCCCAACCGTTTTGCAACACTATTAAAAGACAATCTGAAACAGCAGAAAAAGGCAATCAAGAAGCGCACCACTGCAGAATTTCGCCATCTTGATGATGAGTTCCACCTGAGCCTGGCACGGGCCACGCTGTTTCCGCGTATCGCTGTTGTTCTGAGCCGCGAAAAGATGCTTCTCGATCGTCTGCGGGTGCTGGCGCTGCGCAGCAAATCCCACCAGAAACAATTGCTGAGTGAGCATCACAGCATGCTGGATGCGATCATCGCAAAGGACAAGACAACGGCTGTCAACATTACCAGAATACATCTCAGTTCGGTGCTCGACACCTTGTCCGATCTGGCGGCAATGCATAAAGAGTATTTTGACCATGACGCCGTAACAATGGAACATTCATGA